The following proteins are encoded in a genomic region of Saccharomyces mikatae IFO 1815 strain IFO1815 genome assembly, chromosome: 9:
- the RCI37 gene encoding Rci37p (similar to Saccharomyces cerevisiae YIL077C; ancestral locus Anc_7.279) produces the protein MLGKEEGQNAQSGQETDHELPFMKRPWFRKAYEKAIEFHEKDELLDARDRLELSKAYRSIAKAEMWGGWMGFSAVFFTPFAYRYYKTKTIKGVKVPRNFVLGVMALFFATNVAGRSMYARQLSERDPTGVLKDNYTNKYGDNDFEAIPPGQTKEVSRNQRQYEMMHLLDLGSPSRWSMYFYITYQNPERRLPDPKVKLQQMKKGGLFHGSPFMNQRDPIGLYRNNNKGATGSVNEGQDNSHLQSSWERIRNGDNDSVSSWENIRNSSGKQTQEMDSSIDGSDVFISGFSDESNATNDPFPEDEHRSILQGGRNGKNHS, from the coding sequence ATGTTGGGAAAGGAAGAAGGACAGAATGCTCAAAGTGGGCAGGAAACGGATCATGAATTACCTTTTATGAAGAGACCTTGGTTCAGAAAGGCTTATGAAAAGGCTATTGAGTTCCATGAGAAAGATGAACTACTAGATGCAAGAGACAGACTGGAGCTGTCGAAGGCGTATAGGTCTATTGCAAAAGCAGAGATGTGGGGAGGCTGGATGGGGTTTTCAGCAGTGTTTTTCACTCCGTTTGCCTATCGTTACTATAAGACTAAGACTATTAAGGGTGTAAAAGTACCTAGAAATTTTGTCTTGGGCGTAATGGCTCTGTTTTTCGCTACAAACGTCGCCGGTAGGTCTATGTATGCACGACAATTAAGTGAACGCGACCCTACAGGCGTCTTGAAGGATAACTACACTAATAAATATGGTGATAACGATTTTGAAGCCATACCACCGGGGCAAACAAAGGAGGTGTCGAGAAACCAAAGACAGTATGAGATGATGCATCTTTTAGATTTAGGCTCTCCCTCAAGATGGTCGATGTACTTTTATATCACGTACCAAAATCCAGAAAGAAGGTTGCCAGATCCAAAAGTCAAACTACagcaaatgaaaaagggCGGTTTATTCCATGGCTCGCCTTTTATGAACCAAAGAGATCCTATAGGTCTGTATCgtaataacaataaagGGGCTACTGGCTCAGTAAATGAAGGCCAAGACAACAGTCATTTGCAGTCTTCCTGGGAGAGAATCAGGAACGGCGACAATGACTCAGTTTCATCATGGGAAAATATAAGAAACTCCAGTGGAAAACAGACACAAGAAATGGACTCTTCAATAGATGGCTCTGATGTGTTTATCTCAGGGTTTTCTGACGAAAGTAATGCTACCAATGATCCATTCCCTGAAGATGAACATCGATCCATACTGCAAGGCGGCAGAAACGGCAAAAATCATTCTTAA
- the RPN2 gene encoding proteasome regulatory particle base subunit RPN2 (similar to Saccharomyces cerevisiae RPN2 (YIL075C); ancestral locus Anc_7.274), which produces MSLTTAAPLLALLRESQDSVKTYALESINNVVDQLWSEISNELPDIEALYDDDTFSDREMAALIASKVYYNLGEYESAVKYALAAEDRFDIDEQSQFVETIVSKSIEMYVQKASKQYTKDELFYTKNTIDPKLTSIFERMIEKCLKASELKLALGIALEGFRLDIIESALKNKMDQDSAPENVKTINYLLTLAITTVTNSKFRSAILRKSFDFLMNMSNCDYLTLNKVVVNLNDAELALQLFRKLKEENDEGLSAQIAFDLVSSASQQLLEILVTELTAQGYDSALLNILSGLPTCDYYNTFLLNNKNIDIGLLNKSKSALDGKFSLFHTAVSVANGFMHAGTTDNSFIKANLPWLGKAQNWAKFTATASLGVIHKGNLLEGKKVMAPYLPGSRASSRFIKGGSLYGLGLIYAGFGRDTTDYLKNIIVENSGTTGDEDVDVLLHGASLGIGLAGMGSANIEVYEALKEVLYNDSATSGEAAALGMGLCMLGTGKSEAIHDMFTYSQETQHGNITRGLAVGLALINYGRQELADGLIVKMLASDESLLRYGGAFTIALAYAGTGNNSAVKRLLHVAVSDSNDDVRRAAVIALGFVLLRDYTTVPRIVQLLSESHNAHVRCGTAFALGIACAGKGLQSAIDVLDPLTKDPVDFVRQAAMIALSLILIQQTEKLNPQVAEINKNFLNVITNKHQEGLAKFGACVAQGIMNAGGRNVTIQLENADTGTLDTKSVVGLVMFSQFWYWFPLSHFLSLSFTPTTVIGIRGTDQAIPKFQMNCYAKEEAFSYPKMYEESSGKEVEKVATAVLSTTARAKARAKKTKKEKGSNEEEKKKEREEKEREEKEKESEAEKKGIKETKESDEEFYKNKYSSKPYKVNNMTRILPQQSRYISFIKEDRFVPVRKFKGNNGVVVLRDKEPKEPIELIETVRQMKDVNAPLPTPFKVEENVDFPNA; this is translated from the coding sequence ATGTCCTTGACCACTGCCGCTCCACTTTTAGCGCTATTGAGAGAGAGCCAAGATTCAGTTAAAACATATGCCTTAGAGTCTATAAATAATGTCGTAGACCAACTATGGTCCGAGATCTCGAATGAATTGCCGGATATTGAAGCATTGTATGATGACGATACCTTTTCTGATCGTGAAATGGCTGCTTTGATTGCCTCAAAAGTTTATTACAACCTTGGTGAATATGAATCTGCAGTGAAGTATGCACTTGCTGCAGAGGATCGTTTTGATATAGATGAACAGTCCCAATTTGTCGAAACTATAGTTTCAAAGAGTATTGAGATGTATGTCCAAAAGGCATCCAAGCAATACACTAAGGACGAGCTATTTTACACTAAGAACACCATTGACCCAAAATTGACGTCCATTTTTGAGCGAATGATAGAAAAGTGTTTAAAGGCGTCAGAGCTGAAATTAGCATTAGGAATTGCTCTAGAAGGGTTTAGATTAGATATTATTGAGAGTGCtctaaaaaacaaaatggaTCAGGATTCTGCTCCTGAAAATGTTAAAACTATCAATTACTTACTGACCCTTGCTATAACCACTGTAACAAATTCCAAGTTTAGATCCGCAATATTAAGAaaatcttttgattttctaaTGAATATGTCTAATTGCGATTATTTGACACTTAATAAAGTAGTTGTAAATTTGAATGATGCTGAATTAGCCCTCCAGCTGTTTAGAAAAttgaaggaagaaaatgatgaaggGTTGTCGGCCCAAATTGCGTTCGATTTAGTTTCCTCTGCATCTCAACAGTTGCTCGAGATATTGGTAACTGAATTGACTGCCCAGGGTTACGATTCCGCCTTATTGAATATTCTGTCTGGTCTACCGACTTGTGATTATTACAATACCTtccttttgaataataagaaCATTGACATTGGACTTCTCAATAAGTCTAAATCAGCTTTGGATGGGAAGTTTTCTCTATTCCATACAGCTGTCAGTGTTGCTAACGGATTTATGCACGCTGGTACGACTGACAATTCGTTCATAAAGGCGAACTTGCCATGGTTAGGAAAAGCTCAAAACTGGGCGAAGTTCACAGCTACAGCCTCATTAGGTGTCATCCATAAAGGTAATTTGTTGGAGGGTAAAAAAGTCATGGCCCCTTATTTACCAGGCAGTCGAGCCTCTTCTAGATTTATCAAAGGTGGTTCATTGTACGGTTTAGGCCTAATTTACGCTGGCTTTGGTCGTGACACTACTGACTACTTGAAAAACATTATAGTAGAGAACAGTGGAACTACAGGTGATGAAGACGTAGATGTTTTGCTACATGGTGCTTCATTAGGTATTGGCCTTGCCGGTATGGGCTCAGCTAATATTGAAGTCTATGAAGCCTTAAAGGAAGTTCTTTACAACGACTCTGCTACATCTGGAGAAGCTGCAGCATTAGGTATGGGTCTTTGTATGTTAGGCACTGGTAAGTCTGAAGCAATTCATGATATGTTTACGTACTCTCAAGAGACCCAGCATGGCAATATTACTCGTGGTTTAGCTGTTGGTTTAGCCTTGATAAATTACGGCCGTCAAGAGCTAGCTGATGGTTTAATTGTCAAAATGTTAGCAAGTGATGAGTCTTTATTACGTTATGGTGGTGCTTTCACAATTGCGTTAGCTTATGCAGGTACAGGCAATAATTCAGCCGTCAAGAGGTTGCTGCATGTTGCTGTTTCAGATTCTAACGACGACGTTAGGAGAGCAGCAGTCATTGCACTGGGGTTTGTTCTCTTACGTGATTATACTACTGTACCAAGGATTGTGCAACTTCTATCTGAGTCGCATAATGCTCATGTTAGATGTGGTACTGCCTTCGCGCTTGGGATTGCCTGTGCTGGTAAAGGTCTACAATCAGCTATTGACGTGTTAGATCCATTAACAAAGGATCCGGTAGATTTTGTTCGTCAAGCCGCTATGATTGCTTTGTCTTTGATTTTAATCCAACAAACAGAGAAACTAAACCCTCAAGTTGCCGAGATcaacaagaattttttgaatgtaATTACAAATAAACACCAAGAAGGTTTAGCTAAATTCGGTGCATGTGTGGCGCAAGGTATAATGAATGCAGGAGGGCGTAATGTAACAATTCAGTTAGAAAATGCGGATACAGGTACTTTGGATACCAAATCTGTGGTTGGTTTGGTTATGTTCTCACAGTTTTGGTACTGGTTCCCACTGTCCCACTTTTTGTCTCTCTCTTTCACACCAACAACAGTCATTGGTATCCGCGGTACTGATCAAGCTATACCTAAATTCCAAATGAACTGCTATGCTAAAGAGGAAGCATTCAGTTATCCAAAAATGTATGAAGAATCTAGTGGCAAAGAAGTGGAAAAGGTAGCAACTGCAGTCCTTTCCACCACAGCAAGAGCCAAAGCAAGAGCAAAGAAGacaaagaaggaaaagggttctaatgaagaagaaaagaaaaaagaacgagaagaaaaagaacgagaggaaaaggaaaaggaaagcgaggcagaaaaaaaaggtataaaggaaacaaaagaaagtgatgaagaattCTACAAGAATAAATACTCTTCAAAGCCTTATAAGGTCAATAACATGACCCGTATACTGCCACAACAATCAAGATatatttcctttattaAGGAGGACAGGTTTGTTCCTGTACGCAAATTCAAAGGAAACAACGGAGTGGTGGTTTTAAGAGATAAGGAACCTAAAGAACCCATAGAGCTCATCGAAACTGTCAGACAAATGAAGGATGTTAATGCTCCACTTCCAACACCATTTAaggttgaagaaaatgtcGATTTTCCAAATGCTTAA
- the SEC28 gene encoding coatomer subunit epsilon (similar to Saccharomyces cerevisiae SEC28 (YIL076W); ancestral locus Anc_7.278), which yields MDYFSVKQNYYTGNFVQCLQEIEKFNKVTDNTLLFYKAKTLLALSQYQPQDPTSKLGKALDLYVQFLDTKDITELEGLLKDKQSSPYELHLLASAQAILGDLDASLETCVEGIDNDEVEGTTELLLLAIEVALLNNQVSTASTIFDNYTNAVEDGIAGDNEMILNLAESYIKFATNKETATSNFYYYEELSQTFPTWKTQLGLLNLHLQQRNIAEAQGIVDLLLSDYYSVEQKENAALYKPAFLANQITLALMQGLDTEDLTNQLVDLDHEHAFIKHHQEIDAKFDELVEKYDLSK from the coding sequence ATGGATTACTTTAGTGTCAAGCAGAACTACTATACGGGGAACTTCGTGCAATGTTTGCAGGAAATAGAGAAGTTTAACAAGGTCACAGATAACACGTTATTGTTTTACAAGGCTAAGACTCTTTTAGCGTTAAGTCAATACCAACCACAAGATCCCACTTCTAAGCTTGGAAAAGCGCTGGACTTGTACGTCCAGTTCTTAGATACAAAAGATATCACTGAATTAGAGGGTTTGTTAAAGGATAAACAAAGTTCGCCATATGAGTTACACCTTTTGGCCAGTGCTCAAGCTATCTTGGGTGACTTGGATGCAAGTTTGGAGACATGTGTGGAAGGTATCGACAATGATGAGGTGGAAGGAACTACTGAATTATTGCTACTTGCCATCGAGGTTGCTTTGTTGAACAACCAGGTCTCTACTGCTTCCACTATCTTTGACAACTACACTAATGCTGTTGAAGATGGCATTGCTGGTGACAACGAAATGATTTTGAACCTTGCTGAATCGTATATTAAATTTGCCACTAACAAGGAAACAGCGACATCCAATTTTTACTACTATGAGGAGCTCTCCCAAACCTTTCCTACTTGGAAAACCCAGTTAGGGTTGCTAAATTTGCACTTGCAACAAAGAAACATAGCTGAGGCTCAGGGTATTGTCGATTTATTGCTTTCTGACTACTATAGCgttgaacaaaaagaaaatgctgcATTGTACAAACCTGCTTTCTTGGCAAACCAAATCACGCTTGCTCTTATGCAAGGCCTTGATACTGAAGACCTGACAAACCAATTGGTAGATCTAGATCATGAGCATGCATTCATCAAACATCACCAAGAAATCGACGcaaaatttgatgaattagTGGAAAAATATGATCTTTCGAAGTAA
- the SER33 gene encoding phosphoglycerate dehydrogenase SER33 (similar to Saccharomyces cerevisiae SER3 (YER081W) and SER33 (YIL074C); ancestral locus Anc_7.273), giving the protein MSNLATDNLQDSFQRAMNFSGSPGAVSTSPTQSFMNTLPRRVSITKQPKALKPFSTGDMKILLLENVNPTAIKIFKDQGYQVEFHKSSLPEDELIERIKDVHAIGIRSKTRLTEKVLQHARNLVCVGCFCIGTNQVDLKYAASKGIAVFNSPFSNSRSVAELVIGEIISLARQLGDRSIELHTGTWNKVAARCWEVRGKTLGIIGYGHIGSQLSVLAEAMGLHVLYYDIVTIMALGTARQVSTLDELLNKSDFVTLHVPATSETENMLSAPQFAAMKDGAYVINASRGTVVDIPSLIQAMKANKIAGAALDVYPHEPAKNGEGSFNDDLNTWTSELVSLPNIILTPHIGGSTEEAQSAIGIEVATSLSKYINEGNSVGSVNFPEVSLKSLDYDQENTVRVLYIHRNVPGVLKTVNDILSDHNIEKQFSDSHGEIAYLMADISSVNQSEIKDIYEKLNQTSAKVSIRLLY; this is encoded by the coding sequence ATGTCTAACCTAGCTACCGATAATTTGCAAGATTCATTCCAACGTGCTATGAACTTTTCTGGTTCTCCAGGTGCAGTCTCAACCTCACCAACTCAGTCATTTATGAATACGCTACCTCGCCGTGTAAGCATTACAAAGCAACCAAAGGCTTTAAAACCTTTTTCTACTGGTGATATGAAGATTTTACTGTTGGAAAATGTCAACCCAACTGCaatcaaaatcttcaaagacCAGGGCTATCAAGTAGAATTTCACAAGTCATCCCTGCCTGAGGATGAATTGATTGAAAGAATCAAGGATGTACATGCCATCGGAATCAGGTCAAAAACTAGATTAACTGAAAAAGTACTGCAGCACGCTAGAAATCTGGTTTGCGTTGGTTGTTTTTGCATCGGTACCAATCAAGTAGATTTGAAATATGCTGCCAGTAAAGGTATTGCTGTTTTCAATTCACCTTTTTCCAACTCGAGATCAGTAGCAGAATTGGTCATTGGTGAGATCATTAGTTTGGCAAGACAATTAGGTGACAGATCCATTGAATTGCATACAGGCACATGGAATAAGGTTGCTGCTAGATGTTGGGAAGTAAGAGGAAAAACTCTTGGTATTATTGGGTATGGTCATATCGGTTCCCAGTTATCAGTGCTTGCAGAAGCCATGGGTCTGCACGTGCTGTACTACGACATTGTAACAATCATGGCCTTAGGTACTGCCAGACAAGTTTCTACTCTGGATGAATTGTTGAATAAGTCTGATTTCGTAACATTACATGTACCAGCTACTTCTGAGACTGAAAATATGTTATCTGCTCCACAATTTGCTGCTATGAAGGATGGAGCTTATGTGATCAATGCTTCAAGAGGTACTGTCGTGGATATTCCTTCCTTAATCCAAGCTATGAAAGCCAACAAAATTGCTGGGGCTGCTTTGGACGTTTATCCTCACGAACCGGCCAAGAATGGTGAAGGCTCCTTCAACGATGATTTGAATACTTGGACTTCTGAATTAGTGTCATTGCCAAATATTATCTTGACACCTCATATTGGTGGCTCTACTGAAGAAGCCCAAAGTGCCATTGGTATTGAGGTGGCAACATCCTTATCCAAATATATTAATGAAGGTAACTCTGTGGGTTCTGTGAACTTCCCAGAAGTCAGCCTGAAGTCTTTGGATTACGATCAAGAGAACACAGTACGTGTCTTATATATTCATCGTAACGTTCCTGGTGTTTTGAAGACAGTTAATGATATCTTATCCGACCACAATATCGAGAAACAATTTTCAGATTCTCATGGTGAGATCGCATACTTAATGGCGGACATCTCATCTGTTAACCAAAGTGAAATCAAGGATATTTATGAAAAGCTGAATCAAACTTCCGCCAAAGTTTCCATCAGACTTTTATACTGA
- the SPO22 gene encoding Spo22p (similar to Saccharomyces cerevisiae SPO22 (YIL073C); ancestral locus Anc_7.272), translating to MSDISINSTFRKTLIELCETATWITSQIYAAKDLEKNDLITVDNKISALYPIAEKYDRSFRTTTVILDEELILKLENAASSLWNSLTIAMKAEKASDKYVKEVFCKCKIFATKLLSIHEALFRTNTNLLRNFKCYVGSFKTASEHHFKDLITNTQQHSEKYLQIINEHEENFSIEEKTEFKKLTFEFYLVNFQLCLSENDLDTAKIYTSKVNIMDNFKFMDADLLIELCRMIYNSTILLKESDNLETQQIQISIVSFLKDVEKYLELPVENLKCHNDYSNLRYSVLSFMANCLVEAYPQASELEQCDHYLSLLQNDYPNKVDSFALAIKFVNRKDITNPAEVIEEILMRMIMSVDVKANFQMVIASINDLSEMDTKLSIVCLDYLLVNKLDSKNDRKILEKAICSRFLITTQSKTMNDLEIAESLDDFSTQIERIVSEPLSKHSISCIITLLWNAGKKLEKMEKYVDSIRFYKLALKDIISQNYSDRGKIQRALQVAYNKIQDFSNTLKVYQHMDEADKQSPLCQLLMLQAFLANDKMHEALTCLQKIKSSEDEKSTDALILAVAECKRKTDLSVQGLLMLFDKLQSKNYSQNVSSTSSSQTLSILRYTLQMIVKVSEEESIETFVNYLSTVQKLLQKAVEFLKTVKLLSGLPSEIEKEAIYQQPVTVNEIEWFASFSYNVAVKCLTNESVESISQFPHYCVQFIDLIPIQDFTFPKMYHFTYWKFKAIILQLTISKKEVVLDQHQQNRDIHEKSGELVNNINIVKKSSEFKDGSSTEDRNTLNECFLEALSIHMESALTMTDQTRILDILKKTELYQDSRVDALLIDISSNMEGLPRGVLVQIVETVLNRNIGTEIREQELCSWLRILLENAINLNHKVELHILERVGKFLNINQSSFQDTDGALQTELETIATYCWNIGVNYIIKDDKSNGITWCKHSMGFANMVNKGLQNQLYSLWESLATSANIDVNSISK from the exons ATGTCAGACATCAGTATCAATTCCACATTTAGGAAAACTCTAATTGAGTTATGCG AAACTGCAACATGGATAACTTCGCAAATTTACGCTGCTAAAGACTTGGAGAAAAACGATCTAATCACAGtagataataaaataagcGCATTGTATCCCATTGCAGAAAAATACGATAGATCATTTAGAACTACTACGGTAATTCTGGACGAGGAACTTATTTtaaaattggaaaatgcAGCATCAAGCCTATGGAATTCTTTGACCATTGCCATGAAAGCTGAAAAGGCATCAGACAAATACGTTAAAGAAGTCTTCTGTAAATGTAAAATCTTTGCAACTAAGCTTCTATCCATCCATGAAGCTTTGTTTCGAACAAATACCAATCTCTTAAGGAATTTTAAATGCTATGTCGGTTCTTTTAAAACCGCTAGTGAACAccatttcaaagatttaaTAACCAACACACAACAGCATTCGGAAAAATACTTACAGATAATCAATGAACATGAGGAGAATTTTTCCATCGAGGAAAAAActgaattcaaaaaattgacatTCGAGTTTTATTTAGTGAACTTCCAACTTTGCCTTTCAGAGAATGATCTAGATACTGCAAAAATTTACACTTCAAAAGTCAACATCATGgataatttcaaatttatgGACGCAGATTTGCTGATTGAATTATGTAGGATGATCTATAACTCCacaattttgttgaaagagAGTGATAATCTTGAAACCCAACAAATACAGATAAGTATAGTCTCTTTTCTGAAAGATGTGGAGAAATATTTAGAGTTGCCTGTGGAGAATTTAAAATGCCATAATGATTATAGCAATTTGAGATACTCGGTTTTGAGTTTCATGGCAAATTGTTTGGTCGAAGCCTATCCACAAGCCTCTGAACTCGAACAATGTGATCATTATTTAAGCCTTTTACAAAATGACTATCCAAACAAGGTGGATTCTTTCGCATTGGCTATTAAGTTCGTCAATAGGAAAGATATTACAAATCCTGCGGAAGTTATAGAAGAAATCCTTATGCGAATGATAATGTCGGTAGATGTGAAAgcaaattttcaaatggtCATTGCCTCCATCAATGATTTGTCAGAAATGGACACAAAACTATCTATCGTGTGTCTTGATTATTTGCTAGTCAATAAACTAGATTCCAAAAATGATAGAAAGATCTTGGAAAAGGCAATTTGCTCCAGATTCTTAATTACAACGCAATCTAAAACAATGAATGATTTGGAAATTGCGGAAAGCTTAGATGATTTTTCTACTCAGATTGAAAGGATAGTTTCTGAGCCCCTCTCCAAACATTCTATCTCTTGTATAATAACGCTATTATGGAATGCCGggaaaaaattggaaaagatGGAAAAGTATGTTGATAGTATCAGGTTTTACAAATTGGCACTCAAGGATATCATTAGTCAAAATTATTCTGATCGGggaaaaatacaaagagCTCTACAGGTTGCGtataataaaattcaagattttTCCAATACGTTAAAAGTTTACCAACATATGGATGAAGCGGACAAACAATCTCCACTGTGTCAACTTCTCATGTTGCAGGCCTTTTTGGCAAATGATAAAATGCATGAGGCGCTTACGTGTCTTCAGAAGATAAAGTCatctgaagatgaaaaaagtacaGATGCTCTCATACTGGCAGTGGCAGAATGCAAACGGAAAACAGACCTGTCCGTTCAAGGTCTTTTGATGCTCTTTGATAAACTGCAATCCAAGAACTATTCACAAAATGTATCATCTACATCGAGTTCTCAGACATTGAGCATCCTGAGATATACTTTACAGATGATTGTCAAAGTATCAGAGGAGGAATCTATAGAAACTTTCGTTAATTATTTGTCGACTGTGCAGAAACTCTTACAAAAGGCTGTCGAGTTTCTAAAAACTGTAAAATTGCTAAGTGGTTTACCGTCGGAGATTGAAAAGGAGGCAATATATCAACAACCAGTGACTGTAAATGAGATCGAGTGGTTTGCCTCTTTCTCATACAATGTCGCTGTAAAATGCTTAACAAATGAGTCAGTTGAATCTATTTCTCAATTTCCCCACTATTGCGTTCAATTTATTGATCTTATTCCTATTCAAGATTTCACCTTCCCAAAAATGTATCACTTTACATATTGGAAGTTTAAAGCTATTATCTTACAGTTGACAATatccaaaaaagaagtcGTGCTAGATCAACATCAACAAAATCGTGACATTCATGAAAAGTCAGGCGAGTTGGTTAACAACATCAACATTGTGAAGAAAAGTTCAGAATTCAAAGATGGGTCATCAACAGAAGACAGAAATACATTAAATGAATGTTTTCTGGAAGCATTATCAATACACATGGAAAGTGCATTGACAATGACCGATCAAACTAGGATTTTAGACATACTAAAGAAAACGGAATTATATCAAGATAGCCGCGTGGATGCGCTATTGATTGATATCTCATCGAATATGGAAGGACTACCAAGAGGAGTTCTAGTACAGATAGTAGAAACAGTACTAAACAGAAACATAGGTACTGAAATAAGGGAGCAAGAACTCTGTAGCTGGCTGCGAATTTTGCTGGAAAATGCAATCAATCTTAACCACAAAGTAGAACTGCACATACTGGAGAGAGTTGGTAAATTTCTAAATATAAACCAATCAAGTTTTCAAGATACAGATGGTGCACTTCAAACAGAATTAGAAACTATAGCTACTTACTGTTGGAACATCGGCGTCAACTACATAATCAAAGATGACAAAAGTAACGGAATTACTTGGTGTAAACACTCAATGGGATTCGCTAACATGGTAAATAAAGGCTTGCAGAATCAATTGTACTCATTATGGGAATCCTTAGCAACTTCAGCAAATATTGACGTCAATAGCATTTCTAAATAA